The proteins below are encoded in one region of Paeniglutamicibacter cryotolerans:
- a CDS encoding winged helix DNA-binding domain-containing protein, whose protein sequence is MLKRTEQTGHDAVARLRLRAQGLLPDPGNPPDPAAVVRRLGMMQAQDLAQAFWALGVRIPGSTAGTVRAALDRGLVVRTWGARGTLMLLAPETVRPLLSITAPRMRAQSAATHRRENITEAELAALLPLALAACAPAGASRARLMEVFAEAGHDVAAQRGYHLLVALCLSGELVQGPMEPGSNTRQLFVGSSTWLPRGTSVADNRAPDALPGWGLLYFQGHGPATVADCAWWLGLPLTPVRAALATLEGQLGERVLDGQRYLFDPGSEDAWEEPPGGDSVLVLPGFDEFLLGYKDRTATLPTEHADAVTPGGNGVFRRTLTVGGQTIGTCQPPAGRVQDGAVLPFARHPSARLERLALARIRAYGTFRDS, encoded by the coding sequence GTGCTGAAGCGAACGGAGCAGACCGGGCACGATGCGGTGGCCCGGCTGCGGCTGCGTGCTCAGGGGCTGCTGCCGGATCCGGGAAACCCTCCCGATCCGGCTGCCGTGGTGCGCCGGCTGGGCATGATGCAGGCCCAGGATCTGGCCCAGGCGTTCTGGGCGCTGGGGGTGAGGATTCCGGGCAGCACGGCCGGCACCGTGCGGGCGGCTTTGGACCGGGGACTGGTGGTGCGAACCTGGGGCGCCCGCGGCACGCTGATGCTGCTGGCCCCCGAGACCGTCCGGCCGCTGCTGTCCATCACGGCACCGCGCATGCGCGCGCAAAGTGCTGCCACCCACCGGCGCGAGAACATCACCGAAGCCGAGCTGGCTGCCCTGCTGCCGTTGGCGCTGGCGGCCTGCGCCCCGGCAGGGGCAAGCCGGGCCCGGCTCATGGAGGTCTTCGCGGAGGCCGGCCACGACGTCGCTGCCCAACGCGGATACCACCTGCTGGTGGCGTTGTGCCTGTCCGGGGAGCTCGTCCAGGGACCGATGGAACCGGGATCGAACACCCGCCAACTATTTGTCGGTTCCTCAACGTGGCTGCCGCGGGGCACCTCGGTGGCGGACAACCGGGCTCCCGATGCCTTGCCGGGATGGGGGCTGCTGTATTTCCAGGGCCACGGCCCGGCGACGGTGGCCGATTGCGCCTGGTGGCTGGGACTTCCGCTGACCCCGGTCCGGGCGGCACTTGCCACGCTCGAGGGACAGCTGGGCGAGCGGGTGCTGGACGGCCAGCGCTACCTGTTCGATCCGGGATCCGAGGACGCATGGGAGGAACCGCCCGGTGGCGACAGCGTCTTGGTGCTGCCGGGGTTCGACGAGTTCCTGCTCGGCTACAAGGACCGCACGGCCACCCTCCCGACGGAGCACGCCGATGCCGTGACACCCGGCGGCAACGGGGTCTTCCGCCGCACGCTCACCGTCGGAGGGCAGACCATCGGAACCTGTCAGCCCCCGGCCGGCCGCGTTCAGGACGGAGCGGTGTTGCCCTTTGCCCGGCACCCGTCGGCGCGGCTGGAACGGCTGGCGCTGGCCCGGATCCGCGCGTACGGGACGTTCCGCGACAGCTAA
- a CDS encoding UDP-N-acetylmuramate dehydrogenase produces the protein MSTVLLSQMTTTGVGGPAGTVLEAATEEEILSVVRSNDALGTDLLIIAGGSNLVVSDDGFPGTVLRLTGTGIEIGGALPGGRVLLTVEAGHPWDDFVARSIEAGFGGLAALSGIPGSTGATPVQNVGAYGADVSQSIVSVRCWDRRDENLVEFTNAELEFGYRDSLLKANTDNGSPRYVVLKVTFGLMPGTESSPIAYAELARSLGIEQGDAAEARAVREKVLSLRSGKGMVLDPADRDTYSTGSFFTNPIVPEALLEKLPQDAPRFPSGQEGHLKLSAAWLIDRAGFSKGYGLPGTAGESIAGGRAALSSKHTLAITNRGGASAQDVLAIARAVRAGVLEAFGIELHNEPLLIGCSLG, from the coding sequence GTGAGTACAGTGCTGCTTTCCCAGATGACCACCACCGGCGTGGGCGGCCCGGCCGGTACAGTGCTCGAGGCGGCGACCGAGGAGGAAATCCTCTCCGTCGTGCGATCCAACGATGCGTTGGGCACCGACCTGCTGATCATCGCTGGCGGCTCCAACCTGGTCGTCTCCGACGACGGATTTCCCGGCACGGTGCTGCGGCTGACCGGCACTGGCATCGAGATCGGCGGGGCGCTTCCCGGAGGCAGGGTCCTGCTCACCGTGGAGGCCGGCCACCCGTGGGACGACTTCGTGGCCCGCTCCATCGAGGCCGGGTTCGGCGGGCTCGCCGCGCTCTCTGGCATCCCCGGCTCCACCGGTGCGACCCCGGTGCAGAACGTGGGCGCCTATGGAGCCGACGTGTCGCAGAGCATCGTCTCGGTGCGCTGCTGGGACCGCCGCGACGAAAACCTCGTCGAATTCACCAACGCCGAGCTGGAATTCGGCTACCGCGATTCGCTGCTCAAGGCCAACACCGACAACGGCTCCCCGCGCTACGTGGTGCTGAAGGTGACCTTCGGGCTGATGCCGGGCACGGAATCCTCACCGATCGCCTATGCCGAGCTGGCCCGTTCCCTGGGCATCGAGCAGGGCGACGCGGCCGAGGCCCGCGCCGTGCGCGAGAAGGTGCTGTCGCTGCGCTCCGGCAAGGGCATGGTGCTGGATCCCGCTGACCGGGACACGTATTCGACCGGTTCCTTCTTCACCAACCCGATAGTGCCCGAGGCGCTGCTGGAGAAGCTGCCGCAAGACGCTCCGCGCTTCCCCTCCGGCCAAGAGGGACACCTGAAGCTCTCCGCCGCCTGGCTGATCGACCGGGCCGGCTTCTCCAAGGGCTATGGCCTGCCCGGTACGGCAGGGGAGTCCATCGCCGGGGGACGGGCCGCGTTGTCCTCCAAGCACACGCTGGCCATCACCAACCGCGGGGGTGCCAGCGCCCAGGACGTGCTGGCCATTGCCCGGGCAGTGCGTGCCGGCGTGCTGGAGGCCTTCGGCATCGAACTGCACAACGAGCCGCTGTTGATCGGCTGCTCCCTTGGCTAG
- a CDS encoding MFS transporter, translated as MAWRNGVIAGYLASGLVISTLVSRLPAIRDGLGLSHGEVGLLLLCMSAGSFLSVSLSGLVVLRLGSKRTILAGATLTALAMALIGFFSSVVGSVALTGVALFLQGSGTACWNVASNVQGAAMERGLGRNIMPVLHGFFSVGTVVGAAIGVLFSWIHLPVAWHFVLLAAIVLILIHGGGRSYRPDTRHTGVGGNRSLLSAAWREPRTVLLGIMVLGMALAEGAAGDWVALALTDGYGTANSIGAVGYGIFVTAMTVARLLGGRVLARFGRVAVMRGSAVLALAGVVLFVYGHSVQMAMAALVLWGLGVALTFPVAMSAASDEPIRAAARVSVVSTIGYGAFLGGPPLLGLLADRVGLLNALLAICVLVVASFALAGATAARPAPSIMNTDKDQVPEQ; from the coding sequence TTGGCCTGGCGCAACGGCGTCATAGCGGGGTACCTCGCGTCGGGCCTGGTCATCTCCACCCTGGTCTCCAGACTCCCCGCGATCCGGGACGGGCTCGGCCTGAGCCACGGCGAGGTAGGCCTGCTGCTGTTGTGCATGTCGGCGGGCTCCTTCCTCTCCGTCTCGCTCTCTGGCTTAGTGGTGCTGCGGCTCGGCTCCAAACGCACCATCCTGGCCGGCGCCACACTGACCGCGCTGGCGATGGCCCTGATCGGGTTCTTCTCCAGCGTCGTCGGCTCAGTGGCGCTCACCGGTGTTGCCCTGTTCCTCCAGGGCAGCGGCACCGCCTGCTGGAACGTCGCGTCGAACGTCCAGGGCGCGGCGATGGAGCGCGGGCTCGGCCGGAACATCATGCCGGTGCTGCATGGCTTCTTCAGTGTCGGCACCGTCGTGGGAGCGGCCATCGGCGTGCTCTTCTCCTGGATCCATCTGCCCGTGGCCTGGCACTTCGTGCTGCTGGCCGCCATCGTGCTGATCCTGATCCACGGTGGCGGCCGCTCCTACCGGCCCGACACCCGGCACACCGGTGTCGGCGGCAACCGCTCGCTGCTCTCCGCCGCCTGGCGCGAGCCGCGCACCGTGTTGCTGGGCATCATGGTGCTGGGCATGGCCCTGGCAGAAGGAGCAGCCGGGGACTGGGTGGCGCTGGCCCTGACCGACGGCTACGGCACGGCAAACTCCATCGGAGCCGTGGGATATGGCATCTTCGTCACGGCGATGACCGTCGCCCGACTACTCGGCGGGAGGGTCCTGGCCCGCTTCGGCCGGGTCGCCGTGATGCGCGGCAGCGCCGTTCTGGCCCTGGCCGGGGTGGTGCTCTTCGTCTACGGACACTCGGTGCAGATGGCCATGGCGGCCCTGGTGCTGTGGGGCCTGGGCGTCGCGCTGACCTTCCCCGTAGCCATGTCGGCGGCCTCCGACGAACCGATCCGGGCGGCGGCCCGCGTCTCGGTGGTCTCGACCATCGGCTACGGGGCGTTCCTCGGCGGGCCCCCGCTGCTGGGACTGCTGGCCGACCGGGTCGGACTGCTCAACGCATTGCTGGCCATCTGCGTGCTCGTGGTGGCCTCCTTCGCCCTGGCCGGCGCCACTGCGGCCCGGCCCGCACCCTCGATCATGAACACCGATAAGGACCAGGTACCCGAACAGTGA
- a CDS encoding MaoC family dehydratase, giving the protein MPAIDFGTLEVGAPIGASSVRVNRADLIRYAGASGDFNPIHWNERFALEVGLPGVIAHGMFTMGAAVQLVTDWAGDPGAVIDYQSRFTKPVLVEDPAGSNPGDFEGTEIVLEGKIGALDAEARTARVDITVSVGGQKVLMKSQAVVRF; this is encoded by the coding sequence ATGCCCGCCATCGATTTCGGCACACTCGAGGTGGGGGCGCCCATCGGCGCCTCCAGCGTCCGTGTGAACCGCGCGGACCTCATCCGCTACGCCGGTGCCTCCGGCGACTTCAACCCGATCCACTGGAACGAGCGCTTCGCGCTCGAGGTCGGGCTGCCCGGCGTCATCGCCCACGGCATGTTCACCATGGGTGCCGCCGTCCAGCTGGTCACCGACTGGGCCGGGGATCCGGGAGCCGTCATCGACTACCAGTCCCGCTTTACCAAGCCAGTTCTCGTCGAGGACCCGGCGGGCTCGAACCCGGGCGACTTCGAAGGCACGGAGATAGTGCTTGAGGGCAAGATCGGCGCGCTGGATGCCGAGGCCCGCACGGCGCGAGTCGACATCACCGTCAGCGTCGGGGGCCAGAAGGTCCTGATGAAGTCCCAGGCAGTGGTCCGGTTCTGA
- a CDS encoding FAS1-like dehydratase domain-containing protein: protein MSINPALQGRVYPPEAPYLVGREKISEFAAAVKATHRAHFDPAAAAELGHADVVAPPTFAIIVAQKADARLILDPESGIDFSRVVHADQRFTHHRPIVAGDELLAELHVDTVRAMGGGAMLTTRAEITLITGERVATTVSSLLVRGEDQ from the coding sequence ATGAGCATCAATCCCGCCCTGCAGGGGCGCGTCTACCCACCCGAGGCACCGTACCTGGTGGGCCGGGAAAAGATCAGCGAATTCGCCGCGGCCGTCAAGGCCACGCACCGCGCACACTTCGACCCGGCGGCCGCCGCCGAGCTCGGCCACGCCGACGTCGTGGCGCCGCCGACCTTCGCGATCATCGTCGCGCAGAAGGCCGACGCCCGGCTGATCCTGGACCCCGAGTCCGGGATCGACTTCTCCCGCGTGGTCCACGCCGACCAGCGCTTCACCCACCACCGCCCGATCGTGGCCGGGGACGAGCTGCTCGCCGAGCTGCACGTCGATACGGTCAGGGCCATGGGCGGCGGAGCCATGCTCACCACCCGCGCAGAAATTACGCTCATCACCGGGGAGCGCGTGGCCACCACCGTTTCCTCGCTGCTCGTCCGCGGAGAGGACCAGTAA
- a CDS encoding DUF2797 domain-containing protein: MTGALNCHGISWPASDGTAALALRTAAGDDRRIALEPGTRLGFRVLPGRWCLGHVLVHGVGERTSVPCPEANQVAYGTQCALCLSKDQSRAMHDFHRSGIASPGLRAYLAQPHWLYVATFAHGVSKVGTAAQGSKWRRLAEQGAVAAQYVALAPDGAIVRRLEDRVSERFGMVQGVRAKAKTAGLLGYLPQGSGADSNHPARLNQIAVQLVAALLDQLYRAGELDFRPVAESWVHPALADPILELLGSGEMQPYPWEADHGRHGFTVCAVLGQGLLVRLDGSDLPFLLDAAALKGRRVEPGDFSTRIPVLQESLF, encoded by the coding sequence GTGACCGGGGCGCTGAACTGCCACGGCATTTCGTGGCCCGCCAGCGACGGGACAGCGGCGCTGGCGCTGCGCACCGCCGCGGGCGATGACCGGCGGATCGCACTCGAGCCCGGGACGCGGCTGGGCTTCAGGGTACTGCCCGGACGCTGGTGCCTGGGCCATGTCCTGGTCCACGGGGTGGGGGAGCGCACTTCCGTGCCCTGTCCCGAAGCGAACCAGGTGGCGTACGGAACCCAATGCGCGCTGTGCCTCTCGAAGGACCAGTCCCGGGCGATGCACGACTTCCACCGGTCGGGAATCGCCTCACCGGGACTACGGGCCTATCTTGCCCAGCCGCATTGGCTCTACGTGGCGACGTTCGCCCACGGTGTGTCCAAGGTCGGTACGGCGGCTCAGGGCAGCAAATGGCGGCGCCTGGCCGAACAGGGCGCGGTCGCCGCGCAGTACGTGGCGCTGGCCCCCGACGGCGCCATAGTGCGCCGGCTCGAGGACAGGGTCAGTGAACGGTTCGGCATGGTCCAGGGAGTGCGGGCCAAGGCCAAGACGGCCGGGCTGCTTGGATACCTGCCCCAAGGGTCCGGCGCCGACTCGAATCATCCGGCGCGGCTCAACCAGATCGCGGTTCAGCTGGTTGCCGCACTGCTGGACCAGCTTTACCGCGCCGGTGAACTGGACTTCCGGCCGGTCGCCGAGTCCTGGGTGCATCCGGCGCTGGCCGATCCGATCCTGGAGCTGCTGGGCAGCGGTGAAATGCAGCCCTACCCGTGGGAAGCGGATCATGGACGCCATGGGTTCACCGTCTGTGCCGTGCTGGGACAGGGCCTGCTGGTACGGCTGGACGGATCTGACCTGCCCTTTCTGCTTGATGCGGCCGCACTGAAGGGGCGCCGGGTGGAGCCGGGGGATTTCTCCACGCGGATCCCGGTGCTGCAGGAATCCCTCTTCTGA
- a CDS encoding DedA family protein → MAAISTFIIDAADNPFVYLLVFLCCAIDGFFPPIPSESVVVSLASLIMSHGVPNPWLLGGVAALGAFVGDNVAYVIGRSIGTDRFAWMRRPRLQRGFEWAGVELRKRPVSLILVARFVPIGRVAVNLVAGATKYPHRRFAFLTSCSALAWAVYSVMVGIVAGSWFKEHHLLGMVVAIAVAMVLGLGIDRVVTYFSGAVSLRRKTDVHDETTPTA, encoded by the coding sequence ATGGCGGCCATCAGCACATTCATCATCGACGCGGCCGACAACCCCTTCGTCTACTTGCTGGTCTTCCTCTGCTGCGCCATCGACGGCTTCTTCCCGCCGATCCCCAGTGAATCGGTAGTCGTCTCGCTGGCGTCGCTCATCATGTCGCATGGGGTGCCCAACCCGTGGCTGCTCGGCGGCGTTGCAGCACTCGGCGCCTTCGTGGGCGACAACGTGGCCTACGTGATCGGCCGTTCCATCGGTACCGACCGCTTTGCCTGGATGCGCCGTCCGCGCCTGCAACGCGGATTCGAATGGGCCGGCGTCGAGCTGAGGAAACGTCCGGTATCGCTGATCCTGGTCGCCCGGTTCGTGCCGATCGGACGCGTGGCGGTCAATCTGGTGGCCGGTGCCACGAAGTACCCGCACCGCCGCTTTGCGTTCCTGACCTCCTGTTCGGCCCTCGCCTGGGCCGTCTACTCGGTCATGGTGGGCATTGTTGCCGGAAGCTGGTTCAAGGAACACCACCTGCTGGGCATGGTCGTCGCCATCGCCGTCGCCATGGTTCTGGGGCTCGGCATCGACCGGGTGGTGACCTACTTCAGCGGTGCGGTTTCGCTGCGCCGCAAGACCGACGTGCATGACGAGACGACACCCACCGCCTGA
- a CDS encoding DUF6226 family protein translates to MDIDMDEDLFDGPAMPAPGPLPSESKLVSEAIQASVAQVSMGQLRHVSGYRPFVGYCARQGVSAVELARNIDLLIGFLRAHGVELAANPELRDAAAVFAANSLVLLRPDARWLGISGGSPLAGNDDTQFETLHLVDGLAGLPQDSLDGLLKHLHAWADEPVDDSPELEPPALAARDEPRFTRPVLPVASYVDTRGEPIDYGNRWTQREVPESAYEDRSHLERFVGLHAVAAALIRHLEASYDVRAIELTPTGAPGEGPERILRAVLLEPAGGQGAPLEFVVTDPPAAKVRAGVLNTFVFPSCDCDACDETASTAADGLEGIVLSVVAGGYRERYPSGPKRLSEYALTGLDGSGSSFGRGEPETTEPEVLRAAEDRLRLIPEGWQAWPLRSR, encoded by the coding sequence ATGGACATTGACATGGACGAGGATCTCTTCGACGGACCGGCCATGCCGGCTCCGGGGCCCCTGCCCTCGGAGTCGAAGCTGGTATCGGAAGCGATCCAGGCCTCCGTTGCACAGGTCTCCATGGGGCAGTTGCGCCATGTGAGCGGCTATCGTCCCTTCGTGGGCTATTGCGCCCGGCAGGGGGTGAGTGCAGTTGAGCTGGCCCGGAACATCGACCTGCTGATCGGTTTCCTGCGCGCGCATGGAGTCGAACTCGCCGCCAACCCCGAACTGCGGGACGCCGCGGCGGTTTTTGCCGCCAATTCCCTCGTGCTGCTGCGCCCCGATGCGCGCTGGCTGGGGATCAGCGGGGGCTCACCGCTGGCCGGTAACGACGATACGCAATTCGAGACGCTGCACCTGGTCGACGGGCTGGCGGGGCTCCCCCAGGATTCCCTCGACGGCCTGCTCAAACACCTGCACGCCTGGGCGGATGAACCCGTGGACGATAGCCCGGAGCTCGAGCCGCCCGCCCTGGCCGCCCGCGATGAACCCCGGTTTACCCGTCCGGTGCTGCCCGTGGCTAGCTACGTCGATACCCGGGGTGAACCGATCGACTACGGGAACCGCTGGACCCAGCGTGAGGTGCCGGAGAGCGCCTACGAGGACAGAAGCCACCTTGAACGCTTTGTAGGGCTGCACGCGGTCGCCGCGGCCCTGATACGGCATCTGGAGGCGTCCTACGACGTCAGGGCAATTGAACTGACACCGACGGGCGCACCGGGCGAGGGGCCGGAGCGGATCCTGCGTGCAGTGCTTCTTGAACCAGCCGGAGGCCAAGGCGCGCCCCTGGAATTCGTCGTGACCGATCCTCCGGCAGCCAAGGTGCGGGCCGGGGTGCTGAACACCTTCGTCTTCCCGTCGTGTGATTGCGACGCCTGCGACGAGACGGCATCGACCGCGGCCGATGGGCTGGAGGGCATTGTCCTGTCCGTGGTAGCGGGTGGATACCGGGAACGATATCCCTCCGGGCCGAAGCGGCTAAGCGAATATGCGTTGACCGGCCTCGACGGATCGGGATCCAGCTTCGGTCGGGGAGAGCCCGAAACCACCGAACCCGAGGTGCTCCGCGCCGCCGAGGATCGGTTGCGGCTCATTCCGGAGGGATGGCAGGCCTGGCCGCTTCGCTCCCGCTGA
- a CDS encoding DEAD/DEAH box helicase has product MSNDMPKNATPDEDTVEENPILFSDLGLDGRVLAAVADLGYEKPSPIQAATIPLLLAGHDVVGVAQTGTGKTAAFALPALSKMAELADLNGTARKTQVLVLAPTRELALQVAEAFTSYAKHMGDFTVLPVYGGSPYGPQLAGLRRGAQVVVGTPGRVIDHISKGSLDLSDLQYVVLDEADEMLRMGFAEEVDKILEATPENKQVVLFSATMPSSIRRISKQYLRNPQEVSVKSNTSTGKNITQRYVQVMGPHKLDALTRILEAEPFDGVIAFVRTKMATEDLADKLKARGFMAAAINGDIPQQQRERTIENLRNGKIDILVATDVAARGLDVERVSHVVNYDIPHDTESYVHRIGRTGRAGRKGDAILFMTPREKYLLRAIEKATRQSVDLMHLPSVDSVNDKRLAKFADQIGETISSQDLTVFRNLVEKFSAEHVDIDEVQIAAALAHMAQGGRPLLMQEMPVAPAKQARLAKGGNDGFGSRGPTRALTEGNATYRLAVGRRQRVMPGSIVGALANEGGLTSAQIGGIDIRADHTLVELPADLSSEQLQSLSRTRIGGELIHLELDNGRRPAREEGGSSYGGARREGGGGGYRGGNGGGGYRGGESRGEGGGGYRGGESRGEGGGGYRGGESRGGGSSFGGSRKPRTAGGTGGPRRRDY; this is encoded by the coding sequence ATGTCTAACGACATGCCCAAAAACGCCACTCCCGACGAAGATACCGTCGAGGAAAACCCGATTCTCTTCTCCGATCTCGGACTTGACGGCCGCGTCCTCGCCGCCGTTGCCGACCTCGGCTACGAAAAGCCGTCCCCGATCCAGGCGGCAACCATCCCGCTGCTGCTCGCGGGCCACGACGTTGTCGGCGTCGCCCAGACCGGTACCGGCAAGACCGCTGCGTTCGCGCTTCCGGCACTGTCGAAGATGGCAGAGCTTGCGGACCTGAACGGTACCGCCCGCAAGACCCAGGTCCTGGTCCTGGCACCGACCCGCGAGCTGGCGCTCCAGGTTGCCGAGGCCTTCACCTCCTACGCCAAGCACATGGGCGACTTCACTGTCCTTCCGGTGTACGGCGGCTCGCCGTACGGCCCGCAGCTCGCCGGCCTCCGCCGCGGCGCCCAGGTTGTCGTCGGCACCCCGGGCCGCGTCATCGACCACATCTCCAAGGGTTCGCTGGACCTCTCGGACCTGCAGTACGTCGTGCTGGATGAGGCAGATGAAATGCTGCGCATGGGCTTCGCCGAGGAAGTCGACAAGATCCTCGAAGCCACCCCGGAAAACAAGCAGGTCGTGCTGTTCTCGGCGACCATGCCTTCCTCGATCCGCCGGATCTCCAAGCAGTACCTGCGCAACCCGCAGGAAGTTTCGGTCAAGTCGAACACCTCGACCGGCAAGAACATCACCCAGCGCTATGTGCAGGTCATGGGCCCGCACAAGCTGGACGCGCTGACCCGCATCCTCGAGGCCGAGCCGTTCGACGGCGTCATCGCCTTCGTGCGCACCAAGATGGCCACCGAGGACCTCGCCGATAAGCTGAAGGCCCGCGGCTTCATGGCTGCAGCCATCAACGGCGACATCCCGCAGCAGCAGCGTGAGCGCACCATCGAGAACCTGCGCAACGGCAAGATCGATATCCTGGTCGCCACCGACGTCGCGGCCCGCGGCCTGGACGTCGAGCGCGTCAGCCACGTCGTGAACTACGACATCCCGCACGACACCGAGTCCTACGTGCACCGCATCGGCCGTACCGGCCGTGCCGGCCGTAAGGGCGACGCGATCCTCTTCATGACCCCGCGCGAGAAGTACCTGCTGCGTGCCATCGAAAAGGCCACCCGCCAGTCGGTCGACCTGATGCACCTGCCCAGCGTCGACTCGGTCAACGACAAGCGCCTGGCCAAGTTCGCGGACCAGATCGGCGAGACCATTTCCTCGCAGGACCTGACTGTCTTCCGCAACCTGGTGGAGAAGTTCTCCGCCGAGCACGTGGACATCGACGAAGTCCAGATCGCCGCCGCGCTGGCCCACATGGCCCAGGGCGGGCGTCCGCTGCTGATGCAGGAAATGCCCGTTGCTCCGGCCAAGCAGGCCCGCCTGGCCAAGGGCGGCAACGACGGCTTCGGTTCCCGCGGCCCGACGCGTGCGCTCACCGAGGGCAACGCCACCTACCGCCTCGCGGTCGGCCGTCGCCAGCGGGTCATGCCCGGCTCCATCGTTGGCGCCCTCGCTAATGAAGGCGGCCTGACCAGCGCCCAGATCGGTGGCATCGACATCCGTGCCGACCACACCCTGGTCGAGCTCCCGGCGGATTTGTCCTCCGAGCAGCTGCAGTCGCTCTCCCGCACCCGCATCGGTGGCGAACTGATCCACCTCGAGCTGGACAACGGTCGTCGTCCGGCCCGCGAAGAAGGCGGCAGCAGCTACGGTGGCGCACGCCGTGAAGGTGGCGGCGGCGGTTACCGCGGCGGCAACGGCGGCGGCGGCTACCGTGGCGGCGAAAGCCGTGGCGAAGGTGGCGGCGGCTACCGTGGCGGTGAAAGCCGTGGCGAAGGTGGCGGCGGCTACCGTGGCGGTGAAAGCCGTGGCGGCGGCAGCAGCTTCGGCGGATCGCGCAAGCCGCGCACCGCCGGTGGCACCGGCGGCCCGCGCCGTCGCGACTACTAA
- a CDS encoding alanine/glycine:cation symporter family protein yields the protein MEFLENAALADWFADYGNLLWTYAVLPVLAIVGIYFTIRTKAVQFRMIPAMFRTLTDKALVDESGEKKSISSFQAFTISAASRVGTGNIAGVATAIAVGGPGAVFWMWAMAFIGGASSFVESTLGQLYKVKTKDGYRGGPAYYMQRGLKARWMGVAFAVILIVCFPFAFSSLQANTIAASAAGAFGNSDSSNGTLLIVVGVVLSVLTAAVVFGGVRRIAKVTEALVPSMAVLYLALGVAVMLMHLEQIPVVFAEIFSEAFNVQSAIGGGLGAVILQGIKRGMFSNEAGLGSAPNAGATASVTHPVKQGLVQTLGVYFDTFLICSITAFIILVSIQDPVGAGRGIELTLSALTTSLGAWAGSVLTLIIFLLGFSSVIGNYYYGESNIGFITKSTKVMFGYRLLATLAVLVGALSSADVIWNFADGVMGLMALINLVAIALLSGIVFKLLRNYTNQSKKGLDPVFTADQMPELDGLECWSAEDVRTHQIPSVKR from the coding sequence ATGGAGTTTCTTGAGAATGCGGCCCTTGCCGATTGGTTTGCCGACTACGGAAACCTGCTCTGGACCTACGCCGTCCTGCCGGTGCTGGCCATCGTGGGCATCTACTTTACGATCCGGACCAAGGCCGTGCAGTTCCGGATGATCCCGGCCATGTTCCGCACCCTGACGGACAAGGCGCTGGTGGACGAGAGCGGGGAGAAGAAGTCGATTTCCTCTTTCCAGGCCTTCACCATCTCCGCAGCGTCACGCGTGGGTACCGGCAACATCGCCGGTGTCGCCACTGCCATCGCCGTCGGCGGCCCGGGTGCCGTGTTCTGGATGTGGGCCATGGCGTTCATCGGCGGCGCCTCCAGCTTCGTCGAGTCGACGCTGGGCCAGCTGTACAAGGTCAAGACCAAGGACGGCTACCGCGGCGGGCCTGCCTATTACATGCAGCGCGGCCTCAAGGCCCGCTGGATGGGTGTTGCCTTCGCCGTGATCCTGATCGTCTGCTTCCCCTTCGCCTTCAGCTCGCTGCAGGCCAACACGATCGCCGCCTCGGCGGCCGGCGCCTTCGGCAACTCCGATTCCAGCAATGGCACCCTGCTGATCGTGGTCGGCGTGGTGCTGTCGGTGCTGACGGCCGCCGTCGTCTTTGGTGGGGTCCGCCGCATCGCCAAGGTCACCGAGGCCCTGGTTCCGTCCATGGCGGTGCTCTACCTGGCGTTGGGCGTGGCGGTGATGCTGATGCATCTTGAGCAGATCCCCGTGGTCTTCGCCGAGATCTTCTCCGAGGCATTCAACGTCCAGTCGGCCATCGGCGGCGGGCTGGGTGCCGTGATCCTGCAGGGCATCAAGCGCGGCATGTTCTCCAACGAGGCCGGCCTCGGATCGGCCCCGAACGCCGGCGCCACCGCATCGGTGACGCACCCGGTCAAGCAGGGTCTGGTCCAGACCCTGGGCGTCTACTTCGATACGTTCCTGATCTGCTCGATCACCGCCTTCATCATCTTGGTATCGATCCAGGATCCGGTCGGCGCGGGCCGCGGCATCGAGCTGACCCTGTCGGCGCTCACCACCTCGCTGGGGGCCTGGGCCGGATCGGTGCTGACGTTAATCATCTTCCTACTGGGCTTCTCCTCGGTGATCGGCAACTACTACTACGGCGAATCGAACATCGGCTTCATCACCAAGAGCACCAAGGTCATGTTCGGCTACCGGCTGTTGGCAACGCTCGCCGTGCTGGTGGGCGCGCTGTCCTCGGCCGACGTCATCTGGAACTTCGCCGATGGGGTCATGGGCCTGATGGCGCTGATCAACCTGGTGGCCATTGCCCTGCTGTCGGGCATCGTGTTCAAGCTGCTGCGCAACTACACCAACCAGAGCAAAAAGGGGCTGGACCCGGTCTTCACCGCCGACCAAATGCCCGAACTCGATGGGCTCGAATGCTGGAGCGCTGAGGACGTGCGCACGCACCAGATCCCATCGGTCAAACGCTGA